A region from the Mesorhizobium sp. J8 genome encodes:
- a CDS encoding ABC transporter permease, whose protein sequence is MKRLFKTYLEKPELAGLILLVLLIILFQVRSHGVFLNADNLRGILGILPEAGLVAIGVTILMISGEFDLSVGSVFALMPMTMAVLMVHGAPFPLALLAGLLVCAAIGFINGYVTIRFAIPSFITTLGMLFMARSLTVVVSGGFPPLLPIDLPNWLFTSFVGPGNMFRMSFLWFAAVAVLTSLMLSRTNFGNWIKATGGFLPAAASMGIPTARVKIVCFMLCSVLSGFAGMLQVLRLGSPLPSIGEGLELQAVAAAVIGGASLTGGIGTVMGGIIGTTLIRVIDNGLVLSHVDANWFKFAIGFLTIFAVVANAWMRKRAKAIKMEG, encoded by the coding sequence TTGAAGCGCCTGTTCAAGACCTATCTCGAAAAGCCGGAACTGGCGGGGCTGATCCTTCTGGTGCTGCTCATCATCCTGTTCCAGGTGCGCTCGCACGGCGTGTTCCTGAACGCCGACAATCTGCGCGGCATTCTCGGCATCCTGCCGGAGGCCGGCCTCGTCGCCATCGGTGTCACCATCCTGATGATCAGCGGCGAGTTCGACCTCTCGGTCGGGTCGGTCTTCGCGCTGATGCCGATGACCATGGCGGTGCTGATGGTGCATGGCGCCCCGTTCCCGCTGGCGTTGCTGGCCGGGCTGCTGGTCTGCGCGGCCATCGGCTTCATCAACGGCTACGTCACCATCCGCTTCGCGATACCCAGCTTCATCACCACGCTCGGCATGCTGTTCATGGCGCGCTCGCTCACGGTCGTGGTCTCGGGCGGCTTCCCGCCACTGCTGCCTATCGACCTGCCCAACTGGCTGTTCACCTCCTTTGTCGGCCCCGGCAACATGTTCCGCATGTCGTTTCTGTGGTTCGCAGCGGTTGCCGTGTTGACCTCGCTCATGCTGTCGCGGACCAATTTCGGCAACTGGATCAAAGCCACCGGCGGCTTCCTGCCTGCCGCCGCCTCGATGGGTATCCCGACCGCCAGGGTCAAGATCGTCTGCTTCATGCTGTGCTCGGTGCTGTCCGGATTCGCCGGCATGCTGCAGGTGCTGCGGTTGGGCTCGCCGCTGCCCTCGATCGGCGAGGGGTTGGAATTGCAGGCTGTCGCCGCCGCGGTCATAGGCGGCGCTTCGCTGACCGGCGGCATCGGCACCGTTATGGGCGGCATCATCGGCACGACGCTGATCCGCGTCATCGACAACGGCCTTGTGCTCAGCCACGTCGACGCCAACTGGTTCAAGTTCGCCATCGGCTTCCTCACCATCTTCGCCGTCGTCGCCAATGCCTGGATGCGCAAGCGCGCCAAGGCCATCAAGATGGAGGGCTGA
- a CDS encoding SDR family oxidoreductase: MAGEKVALVTAGGSGMGAAAAKRLAADGFKVGVLSSSGKGEALGKELGGFGVTGSNQSNEDLKRLADGALERWGRIDVLVNSAGHGPRAQIIEISDEDWHKGIDTYFLNAVRPTRLVTPVMQEQKSGVIINISTAWTFEPSVMFPTSAVARAGLAAFTKIFADTYAADNIRMNNVLPGWIDSLPATEERRHAVPMKRYGTSEEIAATISFLASDGAAYITGQNIRVDGGITRAV, encoded by the coding sequence ATGGCAGGCGAAAAAGTAGCTCTGGTGACGGCGGGCGGCAGCGGCATGGGAGCCGCTGCGGCAAAGCGCCTGGCGGCGGATGGGTTCAAAGTCGGCGTGCTCTCCTCCTCCGGCAAGGGCGAGGCGCTGGGCAAGGAACTGGGCGGCTTCGGCGTCACCGGCTCCAACCAGTCGAACGAGGATCTGAAGCGCCTTGCCGACGGCGCGCTGGAGCGCTGGGGCCGCATCGACGTTTTGGTCAACAGCGCCGGCCACGGGCCGCGCGCGCAGATCATCGAGATCAGCGACGAGGACTGGCACAAGGGCATCGACACCTATTTCCTCAACGCCGTGCGCCCGACCCGGCTGGTGACGCCGGTGATGCAGGAACAGAAATCCGGCGTCATCATCAACATCTCGACCGCCTGGACGTTCGAGCCGAGCGTGATGTTCCCGACCTCGGCCGTGGCGCGCGCCGGGCTTGCCGCCTTCACCAAGATCTTCGCCGATACCTATGCGGCCGACAACATCCGCATGAACAACGTGCTGCCCGGCTGGATCGACAGCCTGCCTGCGACCGAGGAGCGTCGCCATGCTGTGCCGATGAAGCGCTACGGCACGTCGGAGGAGATCGCCGCGACGATCTCGTTTCTCGCATCGGACGGGGCCGCCTACATCACCGGACAGAACATCCGCGTGGATGGGGGCATCACGCGGGCAGTGTAA
- a CDS encoding sugar ABC transporter substrate-binding protein, with protein sequence MKKLTAMLLLGAALIGGQSVARADGLNIVFTHHSSASNTFWQAVKKGFDDACGKVEATCNMVFTQTEGSVEQQVANMRAALAAKPDALLTSIVDDHAFDDVIKEARDAGVLVIAVNVDDTEGAKGNARQAFVGQGFKPAGYSLAKAISESFPKDGPIKVLVGISAPGQNWSESRGAGIMQFLEEYKAANKDRDVSWERIDSGTDLAITSDRVGAYLNAHPDTTAYFDTGFWCAGVARVLADRGVAPGKVLLGGFDLVPEVLQQMQKGFVQALVDQQPYMQGFMPVMEAYLNKKIGLAPSDIDTGQGIVRPKEADSIMALSAQGMR encoded by the coding sequence ATGAAGAAACTCACCGCAATGCTATTGCTCGGCGCCGCCCTGATCGGCGGCCAGTCCGTGGCCCGCGCCGACGGGCTCAACATCGTCTTCACCCATCATTCGTCGGCCTCGAACACGTTCTGGCAGGCGGTGAAGAAGGGTTTCGACGATGCCTGCGGCAAGGTCGAGGCGACCTGCAACATGGTCTTCACCCAGACCGAGGGCTCGGTCGAGCAGCAGGTCGCCAATATGCGCGCCGCGCTCGCCGCCAAGCCTGACGCGCTTTTGACCTCCATCGTCGACGATCACGCTTTCGACGACGTCATCAAGGAGGCACGCGACGCCGGCGTTTTGGTGATCGCCGTCAATGTCGACGACACCGAGGGCGCCAAGGGCAATGCGCGGCAGGCCTTTGTCGGCCAAGGCTTCAAGCCGGCCGGCTACTCGCTCGCCAAGGCGATTTCCGAGAGCTTCCCGAAGGACGGCCCGATCAAGGTGCTGGTCGGCATTTCCGCGCCCGGCCAGAACTGGTCGGAAAGCCGCGGCGCCGGCATCATGCAGTTCCTTGAGGAATACAAGGCCGCGAATAAGGACCGCGACGTGTCGTGGGAGCGCATCGACAGCGGCACCGATCTCGCCATCACCTCCGACCGGGTCGGCGCTTATCTGAACGCCCATCCCGACACCACGGCCTATTTCGACACCGGCTTCTGGTGCGCCGGCGTCGCGCGCGTGCTGGCCGATCGCGGCGTGGCGCCCGGCAAGGTGTTGCTCGGCGGCTTCGACCTCGTTCCGGAAGTGCTGCAGCAGATGCAGAAGGGCTTTGTCCAGGCGCTCGTCGACCAGCAGCCCTACATGCAGGGCTTCATGCCGGTGATGGAGGCCTATCTCAACAAGAAGATCGGCCTTGCTCCTTCCGACATCGACACCGGCCAGGGCATCGTGCGGCCGAAGGAAGCCGACAGCATCATGGCGCTGTCCGCTCAGGGGATGAGGTAA
- a CDS encoding family 16 glycosylhydrolase, translating to MSFVVNAIGVPLYYSGASNHWFSATSGPTFNGSSGNDSIWASSGVNVTMYGGAGDDIYYLYSAGNKVVENPGEGIDTINTWMSYTLPDNVENLVVTNAHNYAFGNALDNIITATAGGQTIDGGAGNDVLIDGGGGADVFIVAKGNGSDSIVNFASNDAVRLDGYGFTSFAAVHNAMIQAGPNVVLNLGSGEILEFKNTTIDKLQPNNFQLPIDKSGMTLSFSDEFNTLNLHNSQGGTWDTNFWWGAANGSTLTRNGELQWYIDANYGPTSSVHPFSTDNGVLTITAAQAPADIRPLINNYEYTSGILTTHDSFSQTYGYFEMRADLPEHAGAWPAFWLLPEDGSWPPELDVMEMYGQKPNSLLVTAHTNETGQHTTVGSTVNVMDTAGFHTYGLLWTPDKLVWTYDGVQVAEAATPSDMNKPMYMLVDLAIGGQAGAPPDHLATPAQMKIDYIHAYTLNELQQSHLNVTGEHTA from the coding sequence ATGAGCTTCGTCGTCAACGCGATAGGCGTTCCTCTCTACTATAGTGGCGCTTCCAATCATTGGTTTTCGGCAACGTCCGGACCGACATTCAACGGAAGCAGCGGCAACGACTCAATCTGGGCCTCCAGCGGCGTCAACGTCACCATGTATGGCGGCGCCGGCGACGACATCTATTACCTCTATTCGGCGGGCAACAAGGTGGTCGAGAACCCTGGCGAGGGCATCGACACGATCAACACATGGATGAGCTACACGCTGCCAGACAACGTCGAGAACCTCGTCGTCACCAACGCCCACAATTACGCCTTCGGCAATGCGTTGGACAACATCATCACCGCCACGGCGGGCGGCCAGACGATCGACGGCGGCGCGGGCAACGATGTGCTGATCGATGGCGGCGGCGGCGCCGATGTTTTCATTGTCGCGAAGGGCAACGGCAGCGACTCGATCGTCAATTTCGCCTCGAACGATGCCGTGCGGCTCGACGGTTACGGATTCACGTCGTTCGCCGCCGTCCACAACGCCATGATCCAGGCGGGACCCAATGTGGTGCTGAACCTCGGATCGGGCGAAATCCTCGAATTCAAGAACACCACCATCGACAAACTGCAGCCCAACAATTTCCAGCTGCCAATCGACAAGTCCGGCATGACGCTGTCCTTCAGCGACGAGTTCAACACGCTGAACCTGCACAACAGCCAAGGCGGCACCTGGGACACCAACTTCTGGTGGGGCGCGGCGAACGGCAGCACGCTCACCCGCAATGGCGAGCTGCAGTGGTATATCGACGCCAATTACGGCCCGACCAGCTCGGTGCATCCGTTCAGCACCGACAATGGCGTGCTGACGATCACCGCGGCGCAGGCGCCGGCCGACATCAGGCCTCTGATCAACAATTACGAATACACCTCCGGCATCCTGACCACCCATGACTCGTTCTCGCAGACCTACGGCTATTTCGAAATGCGCGCCGACCTGCCGGAACACGCAGGCGCTTGGCCGGCTTTCTGGCTGTTGCCGGAAGACGGCTCGTGGCCGCCGGAGCTCGACGTGATGGAGATGTACGGACAGAAGCCGAATTCGCTGCTGGTGACCGCGCACACCAACGAGACGGGCCAGCACACGACGGTCGGATCCACGGTGAACGTCATGGACACCGCCGGCTTCCATACCTATGGCCTGTTGTGGACGCCGGACAAGCTGGTCTGGACCTATGACGGCGTGCAGGTCGCCGAAGCGGCGACGCCGTCCGACATGAACAAGCCGATGTACATGCTGGTGGACCTTGCAATCGGCGGACAGGCCGGCGCGCCGCCCGACCATCTCGCCACGCCCGCCCAGATGAAGATCGACTATATCCACGCTTACACGCTGAATGAGCTGCAGCAGAGCCACTTGAACGTCACGGGCGAGCACACAGCCTAG
- a CDS encoding SRPBCC family protein yields MPSTIQLHRVLATKPEKVYRAFVEADALAKWLPPNGFTCTVHEFDGKVGGAYKMSFRNFTTGDSHSFGGEFVEFVPGERLRYTDRFDDPNLPGQIEVTVTLKKVSVGTEINITQAGIPDAIPAEACYLGWQESLRNLAKLVEPEINQ; encoded by the coding sequence ATGCCGAGCACCATCCAACTGCACCGCGTCCTGGCGACCAAGCCGGAGAAGGTCTACCGCGCATTCGTCGAGGCCGATGCGCTGGCCAAGTGGCTGCCGCCGAACGGCTTCACCTGCACGGTGCATGAGTTCGACGGCAAGGTCGGCGGCGCCTACAAGATGTCCTTCCGCAACTTCACCACCGGCGACAGCCATTCCTTCGGCGGCGAGTTCGTCGAGTTCGTTCCGGGCGAGCGCCTGCGCTACACCGACCGCTTCGACGACCCCAACCTGCCGGGCCAGATCGAGGTGACGGTGACATTGAAGAAAGTGTCGGTCGGCACCGAGATCAACATCACCCAGGCCGGCATCCCGGACGCCATCCCCGCCGAGGCCTGCTATCTCGGCTGGCAGGAATCGCTGCGCAACCTTGCCAAGCTCGTCGAGCCGGAGATCAATCAGTAG
- a CDS encoding SDR family oxidoreductase: MKALAGRKVLLTGGLGSLGRAQAVALARAGARVLLLDRPAAANAAEIVAGLAGQASGDIAFVGCDLNRLAEAEAAVAALAAKEDGIDILINNAALIINRPFEDFSLAEYEDQIRVNSSAAFALARACAPGMKAKGYGKIVNFCSITLNGRWDGYVPYVASKGAMLGLTKSLARELGPHGIRVNAVSPGAVVSEAEERVFGERLKEYNDWILANQSLKKRIEPDNVADLVLFLVSPASDMISGQNIAVDGGW, translated from the coding sequence ATGAAGGCGCTCGCTGGTCGCAAGGTTCTGCTGACGGGTGGCCTAGGCTCGCTCGGCCGGGCCCAGGCTGTGGCGCTGGCGCGGGCCGGAGCGCGCGTGCTGCTGCTCGACCGCCCCGCTGCAGCGAACGCGGCGGAGATCGTCGCCGGGCTGGCCGGCCAGGCTTCGGGCGATATCGCCTTCGTCGGCTGCGATCTCAACCGGTTGGCCGAGGCGGAGGCCGCGGTTGCCGCGCTGGCGGCGAAGGAAGATGGCATCGACATCCTGATCAACAACGCCGCGCTGATCATCAACCGACCGTTCGAGGACTTCTCGCTCGCCGAGTATGAGGACCAGATCCGCGTCAACTCCTCGGCCGCCTTCGCGTTGGCGCGGGCCTGCGCCCCGGGCATGAAGGCCAAGGGTTATGGCAAGATCGTCAATTTCTGCTCGATCACGCTGAACGGCCGCTGGGACGGCTATGTGCCCTATGTCGCATCGAAAGGCGCCATGCTCGGCCTAACCAAATCGCTGGCGCGCGAGCTCGGACCGCACGGCATCAGGGTGAACGCCGTATCGCCGGGCGCGGTGGTCTCGGAGGCGGAGGAGCGCGTCTTTGGCGAGCGGCTGAAGGAGTACAATGACTGGATCCTCGCGAACCAGAGCCTCAAGAAACGCATCGAGCCGGACAACGTCGCCGATCTCGTGCTGTTCCTCGTCTCGCCTGCCTCCGACATGATCAGCGGCCAGAACATCGCCGTCGATGGCGGCTGGTGA
- a CDS encoding FadR/GntR family transcriptional regulator, giving the protein MQEQTDSPDEASPGLVSTAIQAITQHIRSEGLAPGDPLPSEAAMTRQLNVSRTVVREAFRSLSAMRLIDMSAGRRATVAKLDTGAMSMVIEHGITTQQISVQQVYDVRRTIEMRTVALAALRRTDQEAAAIGRSARLMRENFSNPEAVMEHDIAFHEAIAAASHNPVFSLIVTAFSGVTRRTWVIGWRTRSSDEAQLKMIKGHEDIADAILKGDPRLAAEHMAEHFDKSVKALLDAGIA; this is encoded by the coding sequence ATGCAGGAGCAGACGGACTCACCGGATGAGGCAAGCCCCGGCCTGGTCAGCACGGCGATTCAGGCGATCACCCAGCACATCCGCTCCGAGGGTCTCGCGCCCGGCGATCCGCTGCCCAGCGAAGCCGCCATGACGCGGCAGCTCAACGTCTCCCGCACCGTGGTGCGCGAGGCCTTCCGCTCGCTGTCGGCGATGCGCCTGATCGACATGAGCGCAGGGCGCCGCGCCACCGTCGCCAAGCTCGACACCGGCGCGATGTCGATGGTGATCGAGCACGGCATCACCACCCAGCAGATCAGCGTGCAGCAGGTCTATGACGTCAGGCGTACCATCGAGATGCGCACCGTTGCGCTTGCCGCGCTCCGCCGCACTGACCAGGAGGCGGCGGCCATTGGCCGGTCGGCCCGGCTGATGCGCGAGAATTTCAGCAACCCCGAGGCCGTCATGGAGCATGACATCGCCTTCCACGAGGCGATCGCGGCGGCCTCGCACAATCCGGTCTTTTCGCTGATCGTCACCGCCTTCAGCGGCGTCACCCGCCGCACCTGGGTGATCGGCTGGCGCACCCGTTCCTCCGACGAGGCACAGCTCAAGATGATCAAAGGCCATGAGGATATCGCCGACGCCATCCTCAAGGGCGACCCACGGCTGGCGGCCGAGCACATGGCCGAGCATTTCGACAAGAGCGTCAAGGCACTGCTCGACGCGGGGATCGCGTGA
- a CDS encoding SMP-30/gluconolactonase/LRE family protein translates to MHETEPKLIHDARDMVGESLVWDERVGRLVWVDIIGRRIHRLDPSSGAHERWPTGDLVTSVGLRADGGAIVGLRKDIALWDFGGPFRMLATIEADRQGSRLNEGVVGPDGSLWVGTMANNIGPDDAPMAITSDEGRLYRVGSSGDVRRLSEDRFGITNTMVWLPDGRFVTADTMKNALYSYDWDRKAGRLGEARPFFTGFERGLPDGSCLDAEGYVWNCRVVGGSCLARIAPDGRLDRIVELPCSWPTSCSFGGTDFDTLFVTSARFTMSAEHLAANPFEGGLFALKPGVRGVPANRFG, encoded by the coding sequence ATGCACGAAACGGAACCCAAGCTGATCCACGACGCACGCGACATGGTCGGCGAGAGCCTTGTGTGGGACGAGCGCGTCGGCAGGCTGGTCTGGGTCGATATCATCGGCCGCCGGATCCATCGGCTCGATCCATCGAGCGGAGCGCATGAGCGCTGGCCGACGGGCGACCTCGTCACCTCGGTCGGCCTGCGCGCCGATGGCGGCGCCATCGTCGGCCTGCGCAAGGACATCGCGCTTTGGGATTTCGGCGGGCCATTCCGGATGCTGGCGACGATCGAGGCCGACCGGCAAGGCTCGCGGCTCAACGAAGGCGTGGTCGGGCCGGACGGCTCGCTCTGGGTGGGTACGATGGCCAACAATATCGGGCCGGACGACGCGCCGATGGCGATCACAAGCGATGAGGGCCGGCTCTACCGGGTCGGCTCGAGCGGCGATGTGAGGCGCCTCAGCGAGGATCGGTTCGGCATCACCAACACGATGGTATGGCTGCCCGACGGGCGCTTCGTCACCGCCGACACGATGAAGAACGCGCTTTACAGCTATGATTGGGACCGGAAGGCTGGACGGCTCGGCGAAGCGCGTCCCTTCTTCACCGGCTTCGAGCGCGGCCTGCCGGACGGCTCATGCCTGGACGCCGAGGGCTATGTCTGGAACTGCAGGGTGGTTGGCGGAAGCTGCCTCGCCCGCATCGCGCCCGACGGCAGGCTCGACCGAATTGTCGAGCTGCCCTGCAGTTGGCCGACAAGCTGCTCCTTTGGCGGCACGGATTTTGACACGCTGTTCGTGACCTCCGCGCGCTTCACCATGAGCGCCGAGCATCTTGCCGCCAACCCTTTCGAGGGCGGCCTGTTCGCGCTCAAGCCCGGCGTGCGCGGCGTGCCGGCCAACCGCTTCGGATGA
- a CDS encoding ATP-binding cassette domain-containing protein, with product MSDAIISVRDLHKWYSGVHALKGVTLDFKRGEALGLVGDNGAGKSTLINILSGVHRADQGEIKVEGRAVSIATPRDAMDLGIETIYQYNSMVPTMSIARNLFIGREPTRFSIFGVGILDQKKMAEESIRAIANVDLHLRSPDALVGELSGGQRQGVAIARAMHFKSKVMILDEPTNHLSVKETNKVIGFVRGLKEQGVTGVFISHNMHHVFDCCDRVVAMARGEVVLDKRVADTSIDEVHSVL from the coding sequence ATGAGCGACGCGATCATCTCGGTGCGCGATCTGCACAAATGGTATTCCGGCGTGCATGCGCTGAAGGGCGTGACGCTCGATTTCAAGCGAGGCGAGGCGCTCGGCCTGGTCGGTGACAACGGCGCCGGCAAGTCGACCTTGATCAACATCCTGTCGGGCGTCCACCGCGCCGATCAGGGCGAGATCAAGGTCGAAGGCAGGGCGGTCAGCATCGCCACGCCGCGCGACGCCATGGATCTCGGCATCGAGACCATCTACCAGTACAACTCAATGGTACCCACCATGTCGATTGCCCGGAACCTGTTCATCGGCCGTGAGCCGACGCGGTTCTCGATTTTCGGCGTCGGCATCCTCGACCAGAAGAAGATGGCTGAGGAGAGCATCCGAGCGATCGCCAATGTCGACCTGCATCTGCGCTCTCCCGACGCGCTCGTCGGCGAGCTGTCCGGCGGCCAGCGCCAGGGTGTCGCCATCGCGCGCGCCATGCATTTCAAGTCCAAGGTGATGATCCTCGACGAGCCGACCAACCATCTCTCGGTCAAGGAGACCAACAAGGTCATCGGCTTCGTCCGCGGCTTGAAGGAGCAGGGGGTGACCGGCGTCTTCATCAGCCACAACATGCATCATGTCTTCGACTGCTGCGATCGCGTCGTGGCGATGGCGCGCGGCGAGGTGGTGCTGGACAAGCGCGTCGCGGACACCTCGATCGACGAAGTCCATTCTGTCTTGTGA
- a CDS encoding aldose 1-epimerase encodes MAGTVELNDGQARLVLAPDKGAAIARYDALVIGSAPVALLRAGEGTGTSGCQLLVPWSNRISAGGFEFEGRFHTVEPNVPEEAFPIHGDGFQKPWRLVHMTDTEAELALDDGAIGPYRYRASVAYALQDGALEAHLTVENRAGMRLPYGLGFHPWFPRGDTTLLEAGAKRVWLEDDRHLPVGVVPVSEHPAWDFDRPIPLPLDWVNNAFDGWNRRASIMQQKDGIKVTLTASPELGVYILYSPSSDAGFFCFEPVSHPVDAHHGEGLTVLDDGQAMSATMRLDWTVVETE; translated from the coding sequence ATGGCGGGCACGGTCGAGCTGAACGACGGGCAGGCGAGGCTGGTCCTGGCGCCCGACAAAGGCGCAGCGATCGCCCGCTATGACGCGCTGGTGATCGGCAGCGCGCCGGTCGCGCTGTTGAGGGCAGGGGAGGGCACCGGCACCTCCGGCTGCCAGCTCCTGGTGCCGTGGTCGAACCGTATCTCCGCCGGCGGCTTCGAGTTCGAAGGCCGCTTCCATACCGTCGAGCCGAACGTCCCGGAAGAGGCCTTTCCGATCCATGGCGACGGTTTCCAGAAGCCGTGGCGGCTTGTTCACATGACCGACACTGAGGCCGAGCTCGCCCTGGATGACGGCGCGATCGGTCCTTACCGCTACAGGGCCTCCGTCGCCTACGCGCTGCAGGACGGCGCGCTGGAGGCGCATCTCACCGTCGAGAACCGCGCCGGCATGCGCCTGCCTTACGGCCTCGGTTTCCATCCCTGGTTCCCGCGCGGCGACACGACCCTGCTGGAGGCCGGGGCGAAACGTGTCTGGCTGGAGGACGACCGCCATCTGCCTGTCGGCGTTGTGCCGGTGAGCGAGCATCCGGCTTGGGATTTCGATCGCCCCATCCCGTTGCCGCTGGACTGGGTGAACAACGCCTTCGACGGCTGGAACCGCCGCGCCTCGATCATGCAGCAAAAGGATGGGATCAAGGTCACGCTTACCGCCTCGCCCGAACTTGGCGTCTACATCCTCTATTCGCCGTCGTCCGATGCCGGCTTCTTCTGCTTCGAGCCGGTCTCGCACCCGGTCGACGCGCATCATGGCGAGGGGCTGACGGTGCTTGACGATGGGCAAGCGATGAGCGCGACGATGCGGCTGGATTGGACGGTCGTGGAGACGGAGTGA
- a CDS encoding mandelate racemase/muconate lactonizing enzyme family protein gives MKIRAIETIRIEERPNLLWVEVHTDEGITGLGETFFLSRTVEEYLHEYVAPRVIGRDPLEIDLLAADLVGYLGFRSSGAEVRGNSAFDIALWDIFGKATGQPVAQLLGGFSRRSIRTYNTCAGTEYIKDAKGQTTANYGIGAGRDYDDLNGFLTRAGELAEELLEDGITAMKIWPFDHSAEKTRGNDISAADLKAALEPFEKIRKAVGDKMDVMVEFHSMWQLLPAMKIARALQPYATYWHEDPIRMDSLGDLKRYAAASPAPISASETLGSRWAFRDLLETGAAGIVMLDISWCGGLSEARKIASMAEAWRLPVAPHDCTGPVVLAASTHLSLNAPNALVQESVRAFYRTWYRDLVTALPEVKDGMITVPPGPGLGLALNPDLGRAYTVHRRVSDRTSN, from the coding sequence ATGAAGATCCGCGCCATAGAGACCATCCGCATCGAGGAGCGGCCGAACCTGCTCTGGGTCGAAGTCCATACCGACGAGGGCATCACCGGGCTCGGCGAGACCTTCTTCCTGTCGCGCACCGTCGAGGAATATCTGCACGAATATGTCGCGCCCAGGGTGATCGGCCGCGATCCCCTGGAGATCGACCTGCTCGCTGCCGACCTCGTCGGCTATCTCGGCTTCCGCTCCAGCGGCGCCGAGGTGCGCGGCAACTCGGCCTTCGACATCGCGCTGTGGGACATTTTCGGCAAGGCCACCGGCCAGCCGGTCGCGCAATTGCTGGGCGGCTTCAGCCGCCGCTCCATCCGCACCTACAACACCTGCGCCGGCACCGAATACATCAAGGACGCCAAGGGCCAGACGACGGCCAATTACGGAATCGGCGCCGGGCGGGACTATGACGACCTCAACGGCTTCCTCACCCGCGCCGGCGAACTGGCCGAGGAACTGCTCGAGGACGGCATCACCGCCATGAAGATCTGGCCGTTCGATCACTCGGCCGAAAAGACGCGCGGCAACGACATCTCCGCGGCCGACTTGAAGGCGGCGCTCGAACCGTTTGAAAAGATTCGCAAAGCCGTCGGCGACAAGATGGACGTCATGGTCGAGTTCCACTCCATGTGGCAGCTCCTGCCGGCCATGAAGATCGCGCGCGCTCTGCAACCCTACGCGACTTACTGGCACGAGGACCCCATCCGCATGGACAGCCTCGGTGACCTGAAGCGCTACGCAGCGGCCAGCCCGGCACCGATCTCGGCCTCGGAGACGCTCGGCAGTCGCTGGGCTTTTCGCGACCTGCTGGAAACGGGAGCGGCCGGTATCGTCATGCTCGACATCTCCTGGTGCGGCGGCCTGTCGGAAGCGCGCAAGATCGCCTCGATGGCCGAGGCCTGGCGGCTGCCGGTGGCGCCGCATGACTGCACCGGTCCGGTCGTGCTCGCCGCCTCGACGCATCTGTCGCTCAATGCGCCCAACGCGCTCGTCCAGGAAAGCGTGCGCGCTTTCTACCGCACCTGGTACCGCGACCTGGTGACCGCGCTGCCGGAAGTGAAGGACGGCATGATCACCGTGCCGCCCGGGCCAGGGCTCGGGCTGGCGCTCAATCCGGACCTCGGCCGCGCCTACACCGTCCATCGTCGCGTCAGCGACAGGACAAGCAACTGA